From Drosophila virilis strain 15010-1051.87 chromosome X, Dvir_AGI_RSII-ME, whole genome shotgun sequence, the proteins below share one genomic window:
- the brk gene encoding probable serine/threonine-protein kinase yakA, which yields MDNSEQSSINNSNNSNNNNSGSAAAAAVAMAAAAALSFNQQEQQQQQQQQQQQHKRPAKDTTAAAAAAAATVAERHSNSNGNSNGNSNSNGNSSACSPKMGSRRIFTPQFKLQVLESYRNDNDCKGNQRATARKYNIHRRQIQKWLQCEPNLRSSVANNQHQQQHQQQQQQQQQQQLQQQHHHHHQQQQQQQQQLQLQQQQQQQPAPAPLKPHQFHQHLLAHHHHHHHHHHPHGAAAAASMAAAVAAARAHQLLTNGFAAPHTHAHAHHVAAAAAAAAAAAAAGALPPLQHSNGTTATVAGAATTATTAAAAAGSNSNNSLSAAKIAAVVAAFASNSSSNNNNNNSSSSNNNNNNNCQHSSSSNSCSSATTLPYCTITQQQQVPNAVPLNSSHSCNSQHIPQPAATQQQHAAQQQQQQHQQQPPPLVYGYAPAAYLPLTAPMDLSLSSAARRQREQQQQLQHEQQQQLPLGCRKRAAQSPWLGGSTPADKLSKLEAIKCEPSDNEAEDDVDIDVDVEADTEAATVAERKLPAKQVKLFKPYLLDESAAESQWVPEPEPEREPEREREREREQQLELRVEDERAADADDEEHATLNGGSKKKKRVAPKQREPIIWSNHPFASGSSSSSCFQSPPPPLLMPYAAAAAAAAPLPPFHAGSPQQQQQQQQQQQFQGGGSNSSSSSSNSSNCGGSKPATPTINVLSPFSAPALSPIGFCCPKGSPVSGYESSSSTYSDSPSASSTHSYSLNLQLHAAVYNDNLMQQQQQQQQQQQQQQQQQQQQQLLQRWLDREALARLNSAAAGGAAVVVAATPTSSTRAAPITLLA from the coding sequence atggaTAACAGCGAACAAAGTTCGAtaaacaatagcaacaacagcaacaacaacaacagcggcagcgctgccgccgccgcagtAGCCAtggctgccgccgccgcgcTGAGCTTTAATcaacaggaacagcagcagcagcagcagcagcagcaacaacaacacaagcgGCCTGCTAAGGacacgacagcagcagcagcagcagcagcagcaacagttgctgagcgccacagcaacagcaacggcaacagcaacggcaacagcaacagcaacggcaacagcagcgcctgCAGCCCCAAGATGGGCTCACGTCGCATTTTCACGCCGCAGTTCAAGCTGCAGGTGCTTGAGTCGTATCGCAACGACAACGACTGCAAGGGCAATCAGCGTGCCACGGCGCGCAAGTACAACATACATCGCCGCCAGATACAAAAGTGGCTGCAATGCGAGCCCAACTTGCGCTCCTCGGTGGCCAACAatcagcaccagcagcagcatcagcagcagcagcaacagcagcagcagcaacaattgcagcagcaacatcatcatcatcatcagcagcagcagcagcagcagcaacagttgcagttgcagcagcagcaacagcagcagccagcgccGGCGCCTTTGAAGCCGCATCAGTTTCATCAGCATCTTTTGGCACATcaccatcaccatcatcatcatcatcatccgcatggagcagccgccgccgcctcgatggcagcagctgttgctgccgcgcGTGCGCATCAGTTGCTGACGAACGGCTTCGCCGCGCCGCATACGCATGCGCATGCGCAtcatgtggcagcagcagcggcagcggcagcagcagcagcagcggcgggcGCCTTGCCGCCGCTGCAGCACAGTAATGGCacgacagcaacagttgctggtgcagcaacaacagcaacaacagcagcagcagcggccggcagcaacagcaacaacagcttgtCAGCGGCCAAAATTGCCGCCGTTGTGGCAGCatttgccagcaacagcagcagcaacaacaacaacaacaacagcagcagcagcaacaacaacaacaacaacaattgccaacacagcagcagcagcaacagttgcagcagcgCCACAACGTTGCCATATTGCACAAtaacacagcagcaacaagtgcCAAATGCCGTGCCACTgaacagcagccacagctgcAACAGCCAGCACATTCCTCAGCCCGCAgcaacacagcagcaacatgccgcacagcaacagcagcagcagcaccagcagcagccgccgccttTGGTATATGGTTATGCGCCTGCCGCCTATTTGCCGCTGACCGCGCCCATGGATCTGTCGCTGAGCAGCGCGGCGCGGCGACAacgcgagcagcagcaacagttgcagcacgagcagcagcaacagttgccgctgGGCTGTCGCAAGCGTGCGGCGCAATCGCCCTGGCTGGGTGGCAGCACGCCGGCGGACAAGCTGAGCAAACTGGAGGCCATCAAATGCGAGCCCAGCGACAACGAGGCGGAGGACGATGTGGACatcgatgtcgatgtcgagGCCGACACGgaggcagcaactgttgctgagCGCAAGCTGCCCGCCAAGCAGGTCAAGCTCTTCAAGCCCTATCTGCTGGACGAGAGTGCGGCGGAGTCACAATGGGTGCCGGAACCGGAACCGGAGCGGGAGCCggagcgggagcgggagcgTGAGCGGGAACAGCAACTGGAGCTGCGCGTTGAGGATGAACGCGCCGCCGATGCCGATGATGAGGAGCATGCCACGCTCAATGGCggcagcaagaagaagaagcgcgTAGCGCCCAAACAACGGGAGCCAATCATCTGGAGCAATCATCCCTttgccagcggcagcagcagcagcagctgctttcagtcgccgccgccgccgctgctgatgCCAtacgctgccgctgccgccgccgccgcgccgctgccgccgtttCACGCCGGGAgtcctcagcagcagcagcaacagcagcagcagcagcagtttcaaggcggcggcagcaacagcagcagcagcagcagcaacagcagcaattgcgGCGGCAGCAAGCCCGCCACGCCCACCATTAATGTGCTCAGCCCCTTCTCGGCGCCGGCGCTATCGCCCATCGGTTTCTGCTGCCCCAAAGGGTCGCCCGTTTCCGGCTACGAGAGCAGCTCCTCCACCTACAGCGACAGCCCCAGCGCCAGCTCCACGCACAGTTACAGCCTCAATCTGCAGCTCCATGCCGCCGTCTACAACGACAACTtgatgcaacagcaacagcaacaacagcagcagcagcagcaacagcagcaacagcaacagcagcaacagttgctgcagcGCTGGCTGGATCGGGAGGCGCTGGCACGCCTTAACTCGGCCGCAGCGGGCGGTGCGGCTGTTGTGgtcgctgccacgcccacaagcaGTACCAGGGCAGCGCCCATAACGCTGCTGGCCTAA